The following are from one region of the Thioflexithrix psekupsensis genome:
- a CDS encoding InlB B-repeat-containing protein, which translates to MEIIPPTDGIISGYIGSTTVYCGNGDDNVVGEQCSVSGFTANTMRILTAIPKQGYTFSQWSDASVCGSMMDTPCLPITTGNGNTLTAYFSPKIAIQGNNLVCITGLSQEKPFSWLLKNKDGSIYKQGSSSTPSKGESAEVIAFEFSLAMGFKNASDNCIKIGNRML; encoded by the coding sequence TTGGAAATTATACCTCCAACTGATGGAATTATTAGTGGGTATATTGGTTCTACCACTGTTTATTGTGGAAATGGTGATGACAACGTTGTTGGTGAGCAATGTAGTGTTTCTGGTTTTACAGCAAATACTATGCGTATCCTAACTGCTATACCAAAACAAGGTTACACCTTCTCTCAATGGTCAGATGCTTCAGTTTGTGGTTCTATGATGGATACACCTTGTCTGCCCATTACAACTGGCAATGGTAACACATTAACCGCTTACTTTAGTCCTAAAATTGCTATTCAAGGTAATAATCTTGTTTGCATTACTGGTCTTAGCCAAGAAAAGCCATTTTCATGGCTTTTAAAAAATAAGGATGGAAGTATTTACAAACAGGGAAGCTCTTCCACCCCGTCTAAAGGTGAATCTGCTGAGGTAATTGCTTTTGAATTTTCCTTAGCAATGGGCTTCAAGAATGCTTCGGACAATTGTATTAAAATCGGCAATCGTATGTTATT